In one window of Miscanthus floridulus cultivar M001 chromosome 12, ASM1932011v1, whole genome shotgun sequence DNA:
- the LOC136495338 gene encoding LOW QUALITY PROTEIN: acetyl-CoA carboxylase 2-like (The sequence of the model RefSeq protein was modified relative to this genomic sequence to represent the inferred CDS: deleted 6 bases in 6 codons), with product MSHLGLAAAASKALPLLPNRQRSPAGTTFPSSALSRPSNRRKSRTRSLRDGGDGVSDAKKHSQSVRQGLAGIIDLPSEAALEVDISHGSEDPRGPTDSYQMNGIINEKHNGRHASVSKVVEFCAALGGKTPIHSILVANNGMAAAKFIRSVRTWANDTFGSEKAIQLIAMATPEDMRINAEHIRIADQFVEVPGGTNNNNYANVQLIVEIAERVGVSAVWPGWGHASENPELPDALTAKGIIFLGPPASSMNALGDKVGSALIAQAAGVPTLAWSGSHVEVPLECCLDAIPEEMYRKACVTTTEEAVASCQVVGYPAMIKASWGGGGKGIRKVHNDDEVRALFKQVQGEVPGSPIFIMRLAAQSRHLEVQLLCDQYGNVAALHSRDCSVQRRHQKIIEEGPVTVAPRETVKALEQAARRLAKAVGYVGAATVEYLYSMETGEYYFLELNPRLQVEHPVTEWIAEVNLPAAQVAVGMGIPLWQIPEIRRFYGMDYGGGYDIWRKTAALATPFNFDEVDSQWPKGHCVAVRITSEDPDDGFKPTGGKVKEISFKAKPNVWAYFSVKSGGGIHEFADSQFGHVFAYGLSRSAAITNMALALKEIQIRGEIHSNVDYTVDLLNASDFRENKIHTGWLDTRIAMRVQAERPPWYISVVGGALYKTVTTNAATVSEYVSYLTKGQIPPKHISLVNSTVSLNIEGSKYTIETVRTGHGSYRLRMNDSTVEANVQSLCDGGLLMQLDGNSHVIYAEEEAGGTRLQIDGKTCLLQNDHDPSKLLAETPCKLLRFLVADGAHVDADVPYAEVEVMKMCMPLLSPASGVVHCMMSEGQALQAGDLIARLDLDDPSAVKRAEPFDGVFPQMAFPVAASSQVHKRYAASLNAARMVLAGYEHNINEVVQDLVCCLDNPELPFLQWDELMSVLATRLPRNLKSELEDKYKEYKLNFYRGKNVDFPSKLLRDIIEENLAYGSEKEKATNERLVEPLTNLLKSYEGGRESHAHFIAKSLFEEYLTVEELFSDGIQSDVIETLRHQHSKDLQKVVDIVLSHQGVRNKAKLVTALMEKLVYPNPVAYRDLLVRFSSLNHKRYYKLALKASELLEQTKLSELRASIARSLSDLGMHKGDMTIKDSMEDLVSAPLPVEDALISLFDYSDPTVQQKVIETYISRLYQPHLVKDSIQMKFKESGAIAFWEFSEGHVDTRNGHGAILGGKRWGAMVVLKSLESASTAIVAALKDSAQYNSSEGNTMHIALLSAENESNMSGISSDDQAQHRMEKLTKILKDTSVASDLRAAGLKVISCIVQRDEARMPMRHTFLWLDEKSCYEEEQILRHVEPPLSALLELDKLKVKGYNEMKYTPSRDRQWHIYTLRNTENPKMLHRVFFRTIVRQPNAGNKFTSAQVSDTEVGGPKDSLSFTSNSILRSLMTAIEELELHAIRTGHSHMYLCILKEQKLLDLIPFSGSTIVDVGQDEATACSLLKSMALKLHDLVGARMHHLSVCQWEVKLKLDCDGPASGTWRVVTTNVTSRTCTIDIYREVEDTESQKLVYHSTTSAAGPGPLHGVALNNPYQPLSVIDLKRCSARNNRTTYCYDFPLAFETALQKSWQSNGSSVSEGSENSKSYVKATELVFAEKHGSWGTPIIPMERPAGLNDIGMVAWILEMSTPEFPNGRQIIVVANDITFRAGSFGPREDAFFEAVTNLSCERKLPLIYLAANSGARIGIADEVKSCFRVGWSDEGSPERGFQYIYLTEEDYARISSSVIAHKLQLDSGEIRWIIDSVVGKEDGLGVENIHGSAAIASAYSRAYEETFTLTFVTGRTVGIGAYLARLGIRCIQRLDQPIILTGFSALNKLLGREVYSSHMQLGGPKIMATNGVVHLTVPDDLEGVSNILRWLSYVPANIGGPLPITKPLDPPDRPVAYIPENTCDPRAAIRGVDDSQGKWLGGMFDKDSFVETFEGWAKTVVTGRAKLGGIPVGVIAVETQTMMQLVPADPGQLDSHERPVPRAGQVWFPDSATKTAQALLDFNREGLPLFILANWRGFSGGQRDLFEGILQAGSTIVENLRTYNQPAFVYIPMAGELRGGAWVVVDSKINPDRIECYAERTAKGNVLEPQGLIEIKFRSEELQDCMGRLDPELINLKAKLQDVKHGNGSLPDIESLQNSIEARTKQLLPLYTQIAIRFAELHDTSLRMAAKGVIKKVVDWEESRSFFYKRLRRRISEDVLAKEIRQIVGDNFTHQSAMELIKEWYLASPGTTGSTGWDDDDAFVAWKDSPENYKGYIQELRAQKVSESLSDLAYSSSDLQAFSQGLSTLLDKMDPSQRAKFVQEVKKVLG from the exons ATGTCACATCTTGGATTAGCTGCAGCTGCCTCAAAGGCCCTGCCACTACTCCCTAATCGCCAGAGAAGTCCAGCTGGGACTACATTCCCATCATCTGCATTGTCGAGGCCCTCAAACCGAAGGAAAAGCCGTACTCGTTCACTCCGTGATGGTGGAGATGGGGTATCAGATGCCAAAAAGCACAGCCAGTCTGTTCGTCAAG GTCTTGCTGGCATTATCGACCTGCCAAGTGAGGCAGCTTTGGAAGTGGATATTTCACA TGGATCTGAGGATCCTAGGGGTCCAACAGATTCCTATCAGATGAATGGGATTATCAATGAAAAACATAATGGAAGACATGCCTCAGTGTCCAAGGTTGTTGAATTTTGTGCGGCACTAGGTGGCAAAACACCAATTCACAGTATATTAGTGGCCAACAATGGAATGGCAGCAGCAAAGTTCATTAGGAGTGTCCGGACATGGGCTAATGATACTTTTGGATCTGAGAAGGCAATTCAGCTCATAGCTATGGCAACTCCAGAAGACATGAGGATAAATGCAGAACACATTAGAATTGCTGATCAATTCGTAGAGGTGCCTGGTGGAACAAACAATAATAACTACGCCAACGTTCAACTCATAGTGGAG ATAGCAGAAAGAGTAGGTGTTTCTGCTGTTTGGCCTGGTTGGGGTCATGCTTCTGAGAATCCTGAACTGCCGGATGCATTGACCGCAAAAGGAATCATTTTTCTTGGGCCACCTGCATCATCAATGAATGCATTGGGAGATAAGGTCGGCTCAGCTCTCATTGCTCAAGCAGCCGGGGTCCCAACTCTTGCTTGGAGTGGATCACAT GTTGAAGTTCCATTAGAGTGCTGCTTAGACGCTATACCTGAGGAGATGTATAGAAAAGCTTGTGTTACTACCACAGAGGAAGCAGTTGCAAGTTGTCAAGTGGTTGGTTATCCTGCCATGATTAAGGCATCCTGGGGAGGTGGTGGTAAAGGAATAAGAAAG GTTCATAATGATGATGAGGTTAGAGCTCTGTTTAAGCAAGTACAAGGTGAAGTCCCTGGCTCCCCAATATTTATCATGAGGCTTGCAGCCCAG AGTCGGCATCTTGAAGTTCAGTTGCTTTGTGATCAATATGGCAATGTAGCAGCACTTCACAGTCGTGATTGCAGTGTGCAACGGCGACACCAGAAG ATTATTGAAGAAGGCCCAGTTACTGTTGCGCCTCGTGAGACAGTTAAAGCACTTGAGCAGGCAGCAAGGAGGCTTGCTAAGGCTGTGGGTTATGTTGGTGCTGCTACTGTTGAGTATCTTTACAGCATGGAAACTGGAGAATACTATTTTCTGGAGCTTAATCCCCGACTACAG GTCGAGCATCCAGTCACCGAGTGGATAGCTGAAGTAAATCTGCCTGCAGCTCAAGTTGCTGTTGGAATGGGCATACCTCTTTGGCAGATTCCAG AAATCAGACGTTTCTATGGAATGGACTATGGAGGAGGGTATGATATTTGGAGGAAAACAGCAGCTCTTGCTACACCATTTAATTTTGATGAAGTAGATTCTCAATGGCCAAAGGGCCATTGTGTAGCAGTTAGAATTACTAGTGAGGACCCAGATGACGGTTTCAAACCTACTGGCGGGAAAGTGAAG GAGATAAGTTTTAAAGCGAAGCCTAATGTTTGGGCCTACTTCTCAGTAAAG TCTGGTGGAGGCATTCATGAATTTGCTGATTCTCAGTTTG GACATGTTTTTGCATATGGACTCTCTAGATCAGCAGCAATAACAAACATGGCTCTTGCATTAAAAGAGATTCAAATTCGTGGAGAAATTCATTCAAATGTTGATTACACTGTTGACCTCTTAAAT GCTTCAGACTTCAGAGAAAACAAGATTCACACTGGTTGGCTGGATACCAGAATAGCTATGCGTGTTCAAGCTGAGAGGCCCCCATGGTATATTTCAGTGGTTGGAGGTGCTTTATAT AAAACAGTAACCACCAATGCAGCCACTGTTTCTGAATATGTTAGTTATCTCACCAAGGGCCAGATTCCACCAAAG CATATATCCCTTGTCAATTCTACAGTTAGTTTGAATATAGAAGGGAGCAAATACACA ATTGAAACTGTAAGGACTGGACATGGTAGCTACAGGTTGCGAATGAATGATTCAACAGTTGAAGCGAATGTACAATCTTTATGTGATGGTGGCCTCTTAATGCAG TTGGATGGAAACAGCCATGTAATTTATGCAGAAGAAGAAGCTGGTGGTACAAGGCTTCAGATTGATGGAAAGACATGCTTGTTGCAG AATGACCATGATCCATCAAAGTTATTAGCTGAGACACCCTGCAAACTTCTTCGTTTCTTGGTTGCTGATGGTGCTCATGTTGATGCGGATGTACCATATGCCGAAGTTGAGGTTATGAAGATGTGCATGCCTCTCCTGTCACCTGCTTCTGGTGTCGTTCATTGTATGATGTCTGAGGGCCAGGCGTTGCAG GCTGGTGATCTTATAGCAAGGCTGGATCTTGATGACCCTTCTGCTGTGAAAAGGGCTGAACCATTTGATGGAGTATTTCCACAAATGGCGTTCCCTGTTGCTGCCTCTAGTCAAGTACACAAAAGATATGCTGCAAGTTTGAATGCTGCTCGAATGGTCCTTGCAGGATATGAGCACAATATCAATGAA GTCGTTCAAGATTTGGTATGCTGCCTGGACAACCCTGAGCTTCCTTTCCTACAGTGGGATGAACTTATGTCTGTTCTAGcaacgaggcttccaagaaatcTCAAGAGTGAG TTAGAGGATAAATACAAGGAATACAAGTTGAATTTTTACCGTGGGAAAAACGTGGACTTCCCATCCAAGTTGCTAAGAGACATCATTGAG GAAAATCTTGCATATGGTTCAGAGAAGGAAAAGGCTACAAATGAGAGGCTTGTTGAGCCTCTTACGAACCTACTGAAGTCATATGAGGGTGGGAGAGAAAGTCATGCACATTTTATTGCCAAGTCCCTTTTCGAGGAGTATCTTACGGTGGAAGAACTTTTCAGTGATGGCATTCAG TCTGATGTGATTGAAACCTTGCGTCATCAGCACAGTAAAGACCTGCAGAAGGTTGTAGACATTGTGTTGTCTCACCAG GGTGTGAGAAACAAAGCTAAGCTTGTAACAGCACTTATGGAAAAGCTGGTTTATCCAAATCCTGTTGCTTACAGGGATCTGTTGGTTCGCTTTTCTTCCCTCAATCATAAAAGATATTATAAG TTGGCCCTTAAAGCAAGTGAACTTCTTGAACAAACCAAACTAAGTGAACTCCGTGCAAGCATTGCAAGAAGCCTTTCAGATCTGGGGATGCATAAGGGAGACATGACTATTAAGGATAGCATGGAAGATTTAGTCTCTGCCCCATTGCCTGTTGAAGATGCTCTTATTTCTTTGTTTGATTACAGTGATCCAACTGTTCAGCAGAAAGTGATTGAGACATACATATCACGATTGTACCAG cCTCATCTTGTGAAGGATAGTATCCAAATGAAATTCAAGGAATCTGGTGCTATTGCTTTTTGGGAATTTTCTGAAGGGCATGTTGATACTAGAAATGGACATGGGGCTATTCTTGGTGGGAAGAGATGGGGTGCCATGGTCGTCCTCAAATCACTTGAATCTGCATCAACAGCCATTGTGGCTGCATTGAAGGATTCAGCACAGTACAACAGCTCTGAGGGCAACACGATGCACATTGCATTATTGAGTGCTGAAAATGAAAGTAATATGAGTGGAATAAG CagtgatgatcaagctcaacatAGGATGGAAAAGCTTACCAAGATACTGAAGGATACTAGTGTTGCAAGTGATCTCCGAGCTGCTGGTTTGAAGGTTATAAGTTGCATTGTTCAAAGAGATGAAGCTCGCATGCCAATGCGCCACACATTCCTCTGGTTGGATGAAAAGAGTTGTTATGAAGAAGAGCAAATTCTCCGGCATGTGGAGCCTCCCCTCTCTGCACTGCTTGAATTG GATAAGTTGAAAGTGAAAGGATACAATGAAATGAAGTATACTCCGTCACGTGATCGTCAATGGCATATCTACACACTAAGAAATACTGAAAACCCCAAAATG TTGCATAGGGTATTTTTCCGAACTATTGTCAGGCAACCCAATGCAGGCAACAAGTTTACATCGGCTCAGGTCAGCGATACTGAAGTAGGAGGTCCCAAAGATTCTCTGTCATTCACATCGAATAGCATCTTAAGATCATTGATGACTGCTATAGAAGAATTAGAGCTTCATGCGATTAGGACAGGTCATTCTCACAtgtatttgtgcatactgaaagAGCAAAAGCTTCTTGATCTCATTCCATTTTCAGG GAGTACAATTGTTGATGTTGGCCAAGATGAAGCTACTGCTTGTTCACTTTTAAAATCAATGGCTTTGAAG CTACATGACCTTGTTGGTGCAAGGATGCATCATCTGTCC GTATGCCAGTGGGAGGTGAAACTCAAGTTGGATTGTGATGGGCCTGCAAGTGGTACCTGGAGAGTTGTAACTACAAATGTTACTAGTCGCACCTGCACCATTGAT ATCTACCGAGAAGTGGAAGATACAGAATCGCAGAAGTTAGTATACCATTCAACCACTTCGGCAGCTGGTCCTGGTCCGTTGCATGGTGTTGCACTGAATAATCCATATCAACCTTTAAGTGTGATTGATCTAAAGCGCTGCTCTGCTAGGAACAACAGAACAACATATTGCTACGATTTTCCGCTG GCATTTGAAACTGCACTGCAGAAGTCATGGCAGTCCAACGGCTCTAGTGTTTCTGAAGGCAGTGAAAATAGTAAATCCTACGTGAAGGCAACTGAGCTGGTGTTTGCTGAAAAACATGGGTCCTGGGGCACTCCTATAATTCCCATGGAACGTCCTGCTGGGCTCAATGACATTGGTATGGTCGCTTGGATCTTGGAGATGTCAACACCTGAATTTCCCAATGGCAGGCAGATTATTGTTGTAGCAAATGATATTACTTTCAGAGCTGGATCATTCGGCCCAAGGGAAGATGCATTTTTTGAAGCTGTCACCAACCTGTCTTGCGAAAGGAAACTTCCCCTTATATACTTGGCAGCAAACTCTGGTGCTAGGATTGGCATAGCTGATGAAGTAAAATCTTGCTTCCGTGTTGGGTGGTCTGACGAAGGCAGCCCTGAACGAGGGTTTCAGTACATCTATCTGACTGAAGAAGACTATGCTCGTATTAGCTCTTCTGTTATAGCACATAAGCTGCAGCTAGATAGCGGTGAAATTAGGTGGATTATTGACTCTGTTGTGGGCAAGGAGGATGGGCTTGGTGTTGAGAACATACATGGAAGTGCTGCTATCGCCAGTGCTTATTCTAGGGCATATGAGGAGACATTTACACTTACATTTGTGACTGGACGGACTGTAGGAATAGGAGCTTATCTTGCTCGACTTGGTATACGGTGCATACAGCGTCTTGACCAGCCTATTATTTTAACAGGGTTTTCTGCCCTGAACAAGCTCCTTGGGCGGGAAGTGTACAGCTCCCACATGCAGCTTGGTGGTCCTAAGATCATGGCGACCAATGGTGTTGTCCACCTGACTGTTCCAGATGACCTTGAAGGTGTTTCCAATATATTGAGGTGGCTCAGCTATGTTCCTGCAAACATTGGTGGACCTCTTCCTATTACCAAACCTTTGGACCCTCCAGACAGACCTGTTGCATACATCCCTGAGAACACATGCGATCCACGTGCAGCCATCCGTGGTGTAGATGACAGCCAAGGGAAATGGTTGGGTGGTATGTTTGACAAAGACAGCTTTGTGGAGACATTTGAAGGATGGGCAAAAACAGTGGTTACTGGCAGAGCAAAGCTTGGAGGAATTCCTGTGGGTGTCATT GCTGTGGAGACACAGACCATGATGCAGCTCGTCCCTGCTGATCCAGGTCAGCTTGATTCCCATGAGCGA CCTGTTCCTCGGGCTGGACAAGTGTGGTTCCCAGATTCTGCAACCAAGACAGCTCAGGCATTATTAGACTTCAACCGTGAAGGATTGCCTCTGTTTATCCTGGCTAACTGGAGAGGCTTCTCTGGTGGACAGAGAGATCTCTTTGAAGGAATTCTTCAGGCTGGGTCAACAATTGTCGAGAACCTTAGGACATATAATCAGCCTGCGTTTGTCTACATTCCTATGGCTGGAGAGCTTCGTGGAGGAGCTTGGGTTGTGGTCGATAGCAAAATAAATCCAGACCGCATCGAGTGTTATGCTGAGAGGACTGCCAAAGGTAATGTTCTCGAACCTCAAGGGttaattgaaatcaagttcaggtCAGAGGAACTCCAAGACTGTATGGGTAGGCTTGACCCGGAGTTGATAAATCTGAAAGCAAAACTCCAAGATGTAAAGCATGGAAATGGAAGTCTACCAGACATAGAATCCCTTCAGAATAGTATAGAAGCACGTACCAAACAGTTGCTGCCTTTATATACCCAGATTGCAATACGGTTTGCTGAATTGCATGATACTTCCCTAAGAATGGCAGCTAAAGGCGTgattaagaaagttgtagactgGGAAGAATCACGCTCTTTCTTCTATAAAAGGCTACGGAGGAGGATCTCCGAAGATGTTCTTGCAAAAGAAATAAGACAAATAGTTGGTGACAACTTTACTCACCAATCAGCAATGGAGCTCATCAAGGAATGGTACCTGGCTTCTCCTGGC ACAACAGGAAGCACTGGATGGGATGACGATGATGCTTTTGTTGCCTGGAAGGACAGTCCTGAAAACTACAAGGGATATATCCAAGAGCTAAGGGCTCAAAAGGTGTCTGAGTCGCTCTCTGATCTTGCTTACTCCAGTTCTGATCTACAAGCATTCTCACAGGGTCTTTCTACACTATTAGATAAG ATGGATCCCTCTCAGAGAGCGAAGTTTGTTCAGGAAGTCAAGAAGGTCCTTGGTTGA